Proteins co-encoded in one Quercus robur chromosome 8, dhQueRobu3.1, whole genome shotgun sequence genomic window:
- the LOC126696735 gene encoding GDSL esterase/lipase At4g10955, whose product MAKPEAEEITTEVVLVKEPGEAHDQHHHPYAFHVSGPRNVASPNWRDLINSSWRDTNYKRTVIACFIQAVYLLELDRQENRTEENALASKWWVPFKYKLAQTLIDERDGSIFGAILEWDRSAAMADLILMRPSGAPRAVLTLRGTLLKSPTARRDIEDDLRFLAWESLKGSVRFKVALEALKSVADRYGSNNVCIAGHSLGAGFALQVGKALAKEGIYVETHLFNPPSVSLAMSLRNMGEKAGFAWKRFKSMLPMSSETQVSSDAGEKTLGLGLKNWVPQLKNYGVGLGKWVPHLYVNNSDYICCSYTNPDGTEENNTGKENVGLTNGQAAAKLFVKSKGKQKFLEAHGLEQWWSDDLELQQAVHNSKLINMQLKSLYSLPAP is encoded by the exons ATGGCAAAGCCTGAAGCAGAGGAGATAACAACGGAAGTGGTGCTGGTGAAGGAGCCAGGAGAGGCTCATGATCAGCATCATCACCCCTACGCTTTCCATGTCTCTGGACCTCGCAACGTTGCCTCTCCTAACTGGAGAGACCTCATCAATTCCAGTTG GAGGGACACAAAttacaaaagaactgtcattgCCTGTTTCATACAGGCAGTTTACTTGCTTGAACTTGATAGACAAGAGAACAGAACTGAAGAAAATGCTCTTGCTTCAAAATGGTGGGTGCCTTTCAAGTACAAGCTAGCACAAACCTTGATTGACGAAAGAGATGGATCTATATTTGGTGCAATACTAGAATGGGATAGATCTGCAGCAATGGCTGACTTGATACTTATGAGACCTAGCGGTGCTCCAAGGGCTGTCTTAACACTTAGAGGAACGTTGCTCAAAAGCCCAACAGCGCGAAGGGATATTGAAGATGACCTCCGCTTTCTGGCTTGGGAGAGCTTGAAGGGCTCCGTCAGGTTCAAAGTAGCTTTGGAGGCATTGAAATCAGTTGCTGATAGGTATGGAAGCAACAATGTATGTATTGCAGGTCATTCCTTAGGAGCTGGGTTTGCTCTCCAAGTGGGAAAAGCATTAGCCAAGGAAGGAATATATGTGGAGACCCACTTATTCAATCCACCTTCTGTTTCATTAGCAATGAGCTTAAGAAATATGGGAGAAAAGGCTGGATTTGCTTGGAAGAGATTCAAATCAATGCTTCCTATGAGTAGTGAAACTCAGGTAAGCAGTGATGCAGGTGAGAAAACTTTGGGTTTAGGATTGAAGAATTGGGTACCTCAGTTGAAGAATTATGGTGTAGGGTTAGGAAAATGGGTACCTCATTTGTATGTAAACAATAGTGACTACATTTGTTGCTCTTACACTAACCCTGATGGCACAGAAGAAAACAATACTGGCAAGGAGAATGTGGGTCTTACAAATGGGCAAGCGGCAGCAAAGCTGTTTGTGAAGTCCAAGGGGAAACAGAAGTTTCTTGAGGCTCATGGGTTAGAACAATGGTGGTCAGACGACTTGGAACTTCAACAGGCTGTCCATAACAGCAAGCTCATAAACATGCAGTTGAAATCCTTGTATAGCCTCCCAGCTCCATAA
- the LOC126696736 gene encoding pentatricopeptide repeat-containing protein At3g56550 codes for MSRSDTILKLLQGCNSLQRLQKIHAHVITNGLQHHPAISTKLVHFCAVSVSGSLSYAQLLFHHIDNPQTQAWNSIIRGFANSPSPLQSILYYNDMFSSLVSRPDTFTFSFVLKACERVKAENKCREVHGTIIRCGYERDVVVCTNLVRSYVGNGFIGVAKKVFDDMSERDLVSWNSMISCYSQAGFHYEALKVYDEMKNENVGLDGFTLVGLLSSCAHVGALNVGVNLHRIACEEGFVKNVYVGNALIDMYAKCGCLDDAFCIFDSMQKRDVFTWNSMIVGYGVHGHGDGAISFFRQMLMAGVQPNSITFLGLLCGCSHQGLVEEGVEYFHMMNTKFNLKPGIKHYGCIVDLFGRAGKLEKALDMIGTSPSQDDPVLWRTLLGSCKIHKNVKIGEIAMRNLVQLGASNAGDYILLAAIYAGAKDTDGIAKMRKLIKSQGIKTTPGWSWIEVGDQIHKFVVDDKSHPDFVEIYHKLREVISQAALLGYVPEESLISVADLITEECLETSTSYHSEKLAIAFGLARTPKGTSIRIVKNLRVCKDCHSFTKYVSKAFNREIIVRDRVRFHHFKDGVCSCKDYW; via the coding sequence ATGTCAAGATCCGACACCATCCTTAAACTGTTGCAAGGCTGCAACAGTCTCCAAAGGCTTCAGAAAATCCATGCACACGTCATCACCAACGGTCTTCAACACCACCCCGCCATTTCCACCAAACTCGTCCACTTCTGCGCTGTCTCGGTTTCTGGCTCCTTGTCCTACGCACAGCTTCTCTTCCATCACATTGATAATCCTCAAACACAAGCTTGGAATTCCATTATCAGAGGCTTTGCCAATAGCCCATCTCCTCTCCAATCCATTCTTTATTACAATGAcatgttttcttctttggtttcTCGCCCTGACACCTTTACTTTCTCATTTGTGCTCAAGGCCTGCGAGAGAGTTAAGGCTGAGAACAAGTGTAGAGAGGTTCATGGGACTATAATACGATGTGGGTATGAGAGGGATGTTGTTGTTTGTACTAATCTTGTAAGGTCTTATGTGGGAAATGGATTCATTGGGGTTGCAAAGAAGGTGTTTGATGATATGTCTGAAAGGGACTTGGTTTCTTGGAATTCAATGATTTCTTGCTACTCTCAAGCTGGTTTTCACTACGAGGCGTTGAAGGTGTATGATGAGATGAAGAATGAGAATGTGGGTCTTGATGGGTTTACTCTTGTTGGATTACTTTCGTCTTGCGCTCACGTGGGCGCGTTGAATGTTGGGGTTAATCTGCATAGGATTGCTTGTGAAGAGGGGTTTGTGAAGAATGTTTATGTTGGAAATGCACTTATAGATATGTATGCAAAATGTGGTTGCTTGGATGATGCTTTTTGCATCTTTGATAGTATGCAGAAGCGGGATGTTTTTACTTGGAACTCGATGATTGTTGGGTATGGAGTGCATGGTCATGGGGATGGAGCAATCTCTTTCTTTAGGCAGATGTTGATGGCAGGAGTTCAACCAAATTCCATCACATTCCTTGGTTTGTTGTGTGGATGCAGTCACCAAGGCTTGGTTGAGGAGGGTGTTGAGTATTTCCACATGATGAACACGAAGTTCAATTTGAAGCCTGGAATTAAGCATTATGGCTGCATTGTGGATTTGTTTGGACGAGCTGGGAAGCTTGAAAAGGCACTTGATATGATAGGGACTTCTCCCTCACAAGATGATCCAGTCCTATGGCGCACTTTGCTTGGATCTTGCAAGATTCACAAGAATGTGAAAATAGGGGAGATTGCCATGAGGAATCTGGTTCAGCTTGGGGCATCAAATGCAGGGGACTATATTCTGCTTGCTGCGATATATGCTGGAGCCAAAGATACAGATGGTATTGCAAAGATGAGAAAATTGATCAAAAGCCAGGGAATAAAGACAACCCCGGGATGGAGCTGGATTGAAGTTGGTGATcaaattcataaatttgttGTGGATGACAAGTCACATCctgattttgttgaaatttatcaCAAACTGAGAGAAGTAATCAGTCAGGCTGCTTTGCTTGGTTATGTGCCAGAGGAGTCTTTAATCTCTGTGGCTGATTTGATTACAGAAGAGTGCCTAGAAACCTCCACATCATATCATAGTGAGAAGTTGGCAATTGCTTTTGGGTTGGCAAGAACTCCAAAAGGAACATCTATACGAATTGTTAAGAATTTAAGAGTTTGTAAAGATTGCCATTCATTTACAAAATATGTTTCGAAAGCATTTAATAGAGAAATAATTGTTAGGGACAGAGTTCGGTTCCATCACTTCAAAGACGGAGTTTGTTCTTGCAAAGACTACTGGTGA
- the LOC126696738 gene encoding uncharacterized protein LOC126696738 has protein sequence MALNFIAASLHPKPSTTTTTSSLSLFPKHKHFLKLHSSYSFRTFGQPEGAEGRVTEEDPPVSFSGSLSSARSQLDLLEQLTSTSSAVDGYESDGSSQRLTIRDQLARLVGDRDDDFSIPLGKDLKKVSARFLTISQKRNIRRQAYLDEVSQRNDSVFFATIGAFVILPPFIILGIAIITGYVQLFP, from the exons ATGGCCTTGAATTTCATTGCTGCTTCTCTTCACCCAAAgccttctactactactaccacTAGTTCACTATCTTTGTTCCCAAAACACAAGCACTTCCTCAAGCTCcactcttcttattctttcaGAACATTTGGTCAGCCAGAGGGAGCTGAAGGAAGAGTTACAGAGGAGGATCCTCCTGTTTCTTTCTCTG gaTCCTTGTCTTCTGCGCGCTCACAGCTGGATCTGTTAGAACAACTCACTTCCACTAGTTCAGCAGTTGATG GTTATGAAAGTGATGGCAGCTCCCAGAGACTTACAATTCGTGACCAGCTAGCACGATTAGTTGGAGACAGAGATGATGATTTCAGCATTCCATTGGGTAAAGATTTAAAGAAGGTTAGTGCCAGGTTCTTAACCATTTCACAGAAGAGAAATATCAGAAGACAAGCTTACCTAGATGAAGTGTCTCAAAGGAATGATTCAGTTTTCTTTGCCACTATTGGAGCTTTTGTAATTCTTCCACCTTTTATAATATTAGGTATTGCTATAATAACTGGTTATGTACAGCTTTTTCCATGA
- the LOC126696737 gene encoding cytochrome b561 domain-containing protein At4g18260-like → MQVLRRLVFFTVHASLFILVLPPVSSSQEHSKTTSHASKKDNNDKLSSKLMFEITLHGFLLWASMGFLMPVGILVIRMSNRVECGRKLKVLFYTHAILQILAVLIATAGAVMSIKNFNNSFNNYHQRIGVALYGIIWLQALVGFIRPRRGSKGRSVWFFIHWLLGTAVCLLGVLNIYTGLQAYHEKTSRGIRFWTIIFTAEMSFLAFFYLFQDKWLHIQRQGVVLGNEPIMPNDQEISPRDKQKELKILTC, encoded by the exons atgcaAGTTCTGCGGAGATTGGTTTTTTTCACCGTTCATGCTAGTCTTTTTATTCTTGTTCTACCACCTGTCAGCTCGTCTCAAGAACACTCAAAAACTACTAGTCATGCAAGCAAGAAAGACAACAATGataag CTGAGTTCGAAACTGATGTTTGAGATTACACTCCATGGATTTCTCCTCTGGGCTTCAATGGGGTTCTTGATGCCTGTAGGAATACTTGTTATCAGAATGTCAAATAGAGTGGAATGTGGAAGAAAGCTCAAAGTTCTTTTCTATACTCATGCAATTTTGCAg ATACTTGCCGTACTTATTGCCACAGCAGGAGCAGTAATGTCCATCAAAAACTTCAACAACTCCTTCAACAATTATCACCAAAGGATAGGGGTAGCCCTATATGGTATCATATGGTTGCAAGCCCTGGTTGGTTTTATAAGGCCACGGAG GGGGTCTAAAGGAAGAAGTGTATGGTTTTTTATACATTGGCTACTTGGAACTGCAGTATGCTTACTAGGAGTTCTAAACATATACACAGGTTTACAAGCCTACCATGAAAAGACATCAAGAGGTATAAGGTTTTGGACTATCATTTTCACTGCTGAGATGTCTTTCCTTGCCTTCTTCTACCTGTTTCAAGATAAATGGCTGCATATACAAAGGCAAGGAGTGGTTTTGGGCAATGAACCAATAATGCCTAATGACCAAGAGATATCTCCAAGAGACAAGCAAAAGGAATTGAAGATCCTGACTTGTTGA